The genomic region TTTCCAGgcataaattaaaaattttgtaTCCTCCCCAGGAACCTGTGGAGCTTGAGAGTTGCTTAAAAGTAAACACTTGTGGAAGAGTTTTCTTTGAACAGAGGGGCCATAATGTCTGATATATGTGAAACATTTCAGAGAGCTGCAAAAGGCAAAAGACACTATTAAAAGACACGATAAAAGTGAGGAAAATGCTGTGTCTACTACTCCTGCTACTCCACAACCACTTCTTATCTGTGTTTCCAGTAGGTGCCAATCTCTAAAGATAGGTGTACTACACAGCTGCTAGTTCTGGCCAGTGTACTTTTGGTGTCTGTACTGGCAGAGAATATAAATATTCCAAAGGATAGGAAGGTGTCCTGTGTGATGGGCAACCCAGCATATcaaacagctctgcagtgcaATGGCTGCTGTTACtgtgctgtgattctgtgctctACAAACCCATGACATAGAAACCTTCAAAACAAATCCTAATAGAAAGCTATTTACACAGAGGCAAGATGATTGTAACtcattttgaggtttttaggtGACTTGTACTTTCCTTAACAAGTGCCAATGATTGCCACCCCTAGTAacttcccaggaaaaaacagcaaatgtgtatttttgtcttttatgtAGATGATTATTTAGGAATATGTTTAAATCTGCACAAAATGTACTGTTAATGCAAAGTTAAGgctacaaatattttaattctgtcaaaatgcattttaagaGGAAGATAGTTTTAAAGCTTGTGAGCATTTTGTACTGACACTTAACTTTAATTTCCAGGAGAAATTGTAAGTGCATAGCAGGCCTGCCAGGACTGGAGTGAGGATGAAAAAACACAGTCCAGTGTTTTTTAAGGATGGGATTGAAATTGGCTAGGAAAGGCTGtccagcctgggagctgcagaaggGAACACAGCAGGTAtggcactggggctggctgAAAAACTAGGGGAAGGTAGGAATTGTTTGGCATCAGAATCAAGAGGATGAAAGAcagagatagaaaaaaaaaaacaagcagaaagaagagaaaaatgcaaCTGTCTGAGCAAATACATTGAGTCAAAGAGGTGTGTAGTGAGTATGAAATAAGGAAATGggcaccaggctgggagctggagcaggaaatAGGGGAGAACTTGCAGATCTGGAGTGCAAAGGTTGGTTGGAGGTTCAATGAGTTAAAGAAGGGAGACTGAGAACAGGAAGGGAGAATTGGGTCTGGGAGGAGGTGAAAGAAAGTAGGAGTCAGGTGAAGGCTGTCGATAAATAAAGGTATTCTTTTATACTCCTTCCATCACCAAAATGTCTGAGTAGCTTTTAGATAAATATAATAACAACCCCAGTTTTCCCTGGGTGATAGTGAGGACCTTTATCTGTTGAGCTGGAACTAGACTAAGTCATTTGGATGTTTAGTTTGTGCTTTTGGGGGGAtaggaaagaaatatttcttctttgatCAGAGACCCTTTGGAGTTTGGTGACAAACTGTGAATGTCTTTTGTAGTGGGAAGCCTTTCTCAAATGATTCTGAAAGATTACCTGCAGTGTTGCTTGAAAACAACCATACTCTGATCATACTCTGGactcccttttttattttttagtccAGTTAACCTCAAAAAAGGCAAACTtcatctgctctgctgtgttttgtttggCTTGTACTCTGTGCTTTTGCaaagggaagcagctgctgcagtttgTAGATGTTCCTGCAGTCTGTGATGCCACTGGAGTTGATCTGGTAGCTCTTCCTCCAACTGGTCCAGTGCATTGCACTGGAAGCTGACTAGGAGCTATTTGGAAAGGTCCAAAGCAACAATGTGttagttttgcttgttttgtgtttcattttgtttggtctgggtttggttttttttttcctagtaacATTTTGAAACAGTGTTTTTAGCTTGATATAAAGGTTACAATTAATGCATCCTGATGGGAAAGGTGACTGCCTTTGCTCAGTCTCCCAGGCAAGAGGAGAGTTTCCCAACAAGGGAAAAGTGGAAGAGATTATTTTGAAAAACGTCTGCCACTTGGACAGCCCAAAGGAGTACAAGCAGTGGAAATCCACCTCTTTTTAGCTGAATGAGGGCTGTCTACTTTCTATGAAAGATGCTGAAAACAACTTCTGATTTGAGTGCTCCTCTTTTCTATTCATGATATTTGAATCTTCTTTGGCTCCAAGCTGCACCAGCTGTTTTCCACCCTAATCTTCTTTCGCGTAGCAATCTGGCCGCGTTTGCAGCAGCGGTGGTTCCGCCGGGTGAGGATGAAGTACTGCAGTTGTCCTTGGCGTGTTCTTGCCGGCTAAACCAGTGGAATCTCATTAGGGTAGATTCCTTCATGGCCGCTTATGGATGCCTTAGGGTGGAAGATGCCTGTGGTCTGCAGAGATAAAGGCCTTCggaaaggaggagcagaggcttATCGGTGCTGCCAGTGAAAGATGAGCATCTGGAGTCTTTTTAGAGTTGGGCCGGCtctttctgtgctgttctgtaGGCACTCAAATAGCATTTGTGGCAAAGCTCAAAGGGCCGTacctgttcctgcagctctggaaaaGCACGGCTTTAATGGCATTAATGGCATTAATCAGCGAAGGTGCAAAACCTGGTAATACTGGAATAGTTTTTCCTTCTCCGGGCAGACAATACGCTGTAGTGCTGCCTGCGGTGCTCCTCACGCATTTGAAACCAGCCGGAGCTGCCAGCGGCAGGGCGGGAGCAGCGCTGCGGCCCTCCGGGACACACGAGAGCTCCCGGAGGAAAACACGGGCTCGCCGGGGCCGGGACAGCCGCGcaccccgccccgccccgcctgGCGTCATGGAATTCCAGGgcgctcccgccaatggcggcgggGGCACGTCCGGTAGCACGGGGGGGGACCGGCCCCGCCGCTGACCTCGGGGCTCGGGCACGCCCGGCCAGGCAGGGCCGCAGCCGGGAGCGCGGAGGAGCAGCTCCGCCTGCGGGAGAAGGGAGCGGGAACCGCCGGACGGAGAGCCCTTCCTCCGCACCCCCGGGAGCGGGCAGAGCTAAAGCTGACAGGGACGGGCTATGGATTGTTAACCTCCGGGCAGCTTCCTGCGGCTGGGAACCGGGGCTGCCCCCTTCTAACTTTTCCATCATGGGATATGTGTGTTGTGTGGGGAATTGATGCCAATTTCGGTGCCTGGCTTTTAGAGTTTACTGAGCATTTGCAAATAGTCTGATTGTATAATACTGAACAGCTCAGAGTTCACTTTGGACTGTCCGGTAAGGTGCTGTTCTCTCATAAAATGCTATGAATAGATAAATCAATCCACCAGTACTTCTGTAAGTATAAATAAAGTCCTTTGTGGTTTCTCTTTCCTGACAGCCACCTCTCATAAACTCACCGTAGGGTcagaggtgtgtgtgtgtgtgtgtgtggcatATCTGGTCATGTCTGTGTAGTGCAGCCCGTTGTTTTTATCTGAGCACTAATGCAGACTATCTCTATTTTAGCAGGGTGTTCTGCCCACGATAACACTCTCTTTCTTGTCAGGTTTGATTAGCCCCAAGTGAATGCTCACATGGCTAAACCACTTCTGCTGCTGGAGGTAGTTTGGATGTCTCCACGCAGAGCTGCATTACATCATCATCCGTAATAAAGATTTTGCAAATCAAATATGGCTCCTTCTAATGCCTAAATGACAGAGAAGATGGTGGCACCAGTTGTGTGAGCAGAGGCTCTGACTCTGTAGTTGAGATGCACTTACAGCAATTGCTAGTGGCTGTTCAGTTGTATTAGAGTGCAGGTTACTTTCCCCCAGGGCCTTTTGATCCTGACATTAATAGAAAATAAAGAGCAAATTTTCCCACTAAACATCATGGCAGCTGATACAACTGGTTGGGGTCTGCTGGTGGTGACAATGCTAAACTTACAGTTGCTTTTGCAATAGCTGCACCTCAAACCCCAAACCGTGGCCCAGCACTGATGCAGGAAATGAGGTTCCTCTTCCTTCCCCAACAGCAGATTTTCCTTGTGAACCATCGTGCCTGCAGTGTGTTTCTGAGACAGAAgtaccccagcagctcccttctgACACTCAGGTCTCATTTTACACACCAAGCATGGCCCTCCCACAGCAGATCCTTGCTGGGTGGGCTCTTACAGGGagaaattttgttttgcttctgtgtaaagaaaaaaagccacagaatcacagaatcaattatgttggaaaagacctctaaggtcattgagtccagccTTTGTCCGAACACCACTTCccaactagaccatggcactaagtTCCATGTCCAGTGTttcctcaaacacatccaggggACAGTaactccaccacctcccaggGCATCCTGTTCCAATGTCCAGTCAGCcttccagtgaagaaattcctcctaatgtccaagccaaacctcccctggtgcaattAGAGGCCATTTCgtctcatcctgtcactggttgCCAGGGAGAAGAGCCCAATCCCCACCTAGCTACAACCTCTTTTCAGGGGCTTAAGGTcactcctgagcctccttttctcccgGATAaacaccccagctccctcaacaGTTCGTCGGAAGATGaatgctccagacccttccccagctccgttgcctttctctggacaaGCTCCACGTCCTTCctgtagtgaggggcccagaactggacgcATCACTCCATGTGTGACCCGGGGGGAAATTCACTCCCCTAGTCCTGCTGGCCACGGGGTGACCCCCAAACCCAAAGAACCCAGCCGGACgggcagcggcggccgcggctGTGCCCGTCGGCGGGGCGGGGGTGGCGGCCGGGCCGTGAGGGGGACGCGGGGACAGGGAATCCCCGGGCGCGCGCGGCGTGCCTTTTGTGTTTGTACACACGgcccgggggcggggccgggggcggggccgcgcctTCCCTCCATTGTGCGCCATTGGCGgccgcgcggggccggggcggggccggcgcgcGGGAGGCGGGGCCGGCGCGCGGGGCCGGCCCTCGCCCGTCAGCCATCTTTCAATTGTGCTCCGAGCCGCCGCCAGCGCCAGCCGCAGCAGCTCCGgctcctcctgcgcccgcccGCCTGCCcgccctccatccctccctcccgcACGGCAGCCGCGCTCGCCCAGCGGACGGGGTAAGTCTggcgccgcgcccgccgccccccgcgccccgACACCCACCGCCGCTGCCCCCCGAGCCTCCCCACAAACTTTTGGGGCGctcgggaggcggcggcgcctcgcgTTCCCCTCGGCCGCGCCGCCTTCCCGGCGCAGCCGGAGCGGCTCCCTCCGCCGGCACCCCCGGCCCCGCTTGGCGCGGTCGTTGcccccctctgctcccctcgCCCCCGCTCCAGACCCCCACCAGcggcctccccagcccctcagctgcCTCCTCAGCCCGACATCCCCCGGATCGGGGCCGGGAAGCGGTCGCAAAGGGGAGCCGCTCGCCAGCCCAGGGTaactctcctgccttccttcccctgctccccacagTTGTTGCTCAGCTTCACCATCTTGTCTCTTTTCTCTGGTCACCGaccatattttttttcctattgcataaaaaacaataaaaagggaaagaaattcgCCGAAGGAACGACCCAAACGCGACGCAATTTTTCGGTTTTCGAGTGCAAACTTTTCCGCTGCCTCCCCCTGCATCTGCACCCGCACGGTTTGGAGTTCCTGGCGATATTTTTGGCGTTATTTTTcgcaatttattttttcctcctttgcaAAAGGACTAGGGCTGCGTTTCGTGATTGTTTCCATTTTGTTCTGGCTCTGGGAGCTGAGTTTGCCTGTGAGAGGCGCTTGGGAGCGAGGCAGCTCTTGGGGAAGCAGTTgcacagaaagagaaagacggcacccaaaaaacaaccccccGAAAACAAAGTTTGTTGCTTTCTCGCACTTTATCCGGCCCCTTTCCTTTTCGCACGATAAACGCCGGGCTGCCTGCGGTTGCCGGCGGCTCGGGGAGCGCGGGCGCCGGGCAGCCCGGGGAGGGCCGGCGGGGGCTGCCGCTCCTCCGGCCCCCGCTCCGCAGTTTCGGAGGAGGTTTTCCGGCGGGTGGGAGCGGCGGGTCGGTGCCAGCCCCCCGATGTTTGCCGGGCGGTATTTGCAAACACTTGGCAGGTGACGGGCGGCCGGCGGGGGGGAGGCGACAGCCGCCTCTCCGCGCCTGCTGCCGTGCGGCTCGCTCGGCTTCAGCCGCCGCCGCTTTGATATTGAATTCGTGggcaaaaaaaaagctgtattttaataTTCCGCGATCGGCCGGCGTTTAatttctaatttaattttttccttttttggtgtgggttttttttttttttttttttaactggccGTCGGAGGCGTTCGGCCGCCGCGGGCTCGGCGCTTGGGGCTGGCGGGGCAGGGACGCGTTGCGCGGGACGGGggccgcgctgccgcccgccccGGGGGCAGGTGCCGCGGGGGGGCTCACGCCGAGCGGGGCGACCACCTTCCCCCTGCCCCGCCTGCCCACCTTCCTCCTGGCAGGTGTAAGGCAGCGACGTCGGCAGGAGCATGGCCCGTACCAAGCAGACCGCCCGCAAGTCCACCGGTGGCAAGGCGCCCCGCAAGCAGCTGGCCACCAAAGCCGCCCGCAAGAGCGCGCCCTCCACTGGCGGGGTGAAGAAGCCGCACCGCTACAGGTAACGCAGCGCCGCGCACAGGCGGCCGCGGGGCGCGACCGGGCAAcctccccccccgcccccccccaaaaaaatccctccttCTCCCCCCACCCCGCGGGACCGATAGGGCGGGGGGCGCTTCTCCCCGCCTCCTCCGCGCTCCGCTCTCCGAGcagaataacaaaaaaaaaaaattaagaaaaaagaataaaaccaccaaaaagaaaacaagcgCGAGTCCCCGCCAGCCGCAAAAATAGAAATTCCCAGGGCGGCACCGACCCCCGGCGTTTGTCATCAGCTCCTTTCCGGGCGTTCCGGTGCTGGTGACTAAAAATCGACACCCCGCCCCCCCGCGGCGGACGCGGCTCGGCgattcttttaaatttttataattCTGTGCTCGCGGTTATCTGGAGGCCGCAGCAGGGCTGCGCCGCCGCCAAGTTTATTGTTACCGGCGCGGTCCGCGCTCCGCTCGCGGGGCCggagccggcggcggcggcgctgggcgggcgcggggccctgcagggcgcggagccgccgccAGAGGGAGCCGCGCACCCGCGGATGCGGCGGGGATCCCGCAACCCCCGCGCCCGTCCCGGATCCCGGCCCTGGGATAGCGGAGCGGAACCGGCGacagggctgtcacagccccCCCGGTCCTGAGCTTCTCCAGgcctggctctgggcagagcGGCAGCAGTCGTGGCTCAGCTTGCGGGATGGTTTTGGGCTAGGTGTAGGTGTTCCTTGGGGAAAATATGGAtggggaagaagtgggttttgAATAGGGGACTTAATGTAAAAGTCCAAGAGGGGATTTATTAATGCATCGAGGTGTCTGAAGAAGATGGAGCTgggctcttctcagtggtgccaagcaacaggacaagaggcaatgggcagaaatgcacaggaaattccacctgaacatgaggaagaactttactgTGAAGGTGACTGAGCATTgcaacagattgcccagagtgGTTGTGGAGTTGTCTTCCTTGGAGATATCCAAAagccatctggacacaatcctgagAAACAATCTCTGGGATGATCCTgtttgagcagggaggttgggccaggtgacccactgtggtcccttcaaACCTgacccactctgtgattcttGCTCTAGGTGTGAGGCAGAATTCATCAATTGGGAGAAAAGTAATAAAGCTGGATCAGGAAAAGACAAAGCTTCCACAGAAATAAATGTGGTATTGATTTCACAGATGGACATCATGTTTGCAAACATATGTTGCTATTCTGAATTTGTCATTCTGACACCAAAACTAACGTGGGGAAATACACTGGATAATTTTGACTGTCAATATAACAGAGAATATACATTTTGTTGGTTCTGTGAACGTTGACAGTGGAGAAGAAGAAGCAATTTCCCTTAAAGTCAGGGTTCCTGTCAGGCCCCTTGGGGGGTACCTTTGGCACAGCTGAACTCACGGCAGCTCTGTGGTTTGCCACATCtgcactgagctgtgctgctggtcACTTGGACAGCACATGTTGGCCAACTGTTCCCTTGGTGAAGTCAGTCCTTGGGAGTGTGCCTGGCCTGAGGGATCCCTGCTGAAGCCAGTGGGAGTTGGCAGAGATTGGTGGTGAGGATACAGGGACCCTTTGCCAGCAGAACTGATTCTGTGTTGTAAACGCTGGGACTCTCCTCGGGAAAACAGAAGTGTATAGTGCTTGGCTTAGTCTGGAGGGTGGACTCCTCTTTTTAAGGCAATgcagaatatattttcaataCTAATTATCTTTATTTCCACTGTGTTTTAATTCTAACAGGCCGGGTACCGTGGCTCTGCGTGAAATCAGGCGCTATCAAAAGTCCACCGAACTTTTGATCCGCAAACTCCCCTTCCAGCGTCTGGTGCGTGAAATTGCTCAGGACTTCAAGACAGATCTGCGCTTCCAGAGCGCTGCCATCGGTGCTTTGCAGGTGAGCTTTGGGAGAGCCCCGGTCGGTCGGGATCCCCCCGGAGCCCCGCCCCACTCCCCCATTGGCCAGGCTGTTTCCAGGCTTCCTCTGAGTGCCCTCTGATTGgtggggctgctgtggtgggCGTGGCCCGCACAGCTGGGAGGGATGCTCACCTCAGCCTTGCCTTGCCCTGGGAGTGCCTGTGGGCACCATAGGATAAAACAGCACAggggcagctcagca from Agelaius phoeniceus isolate bAgePho1 chromosome 3, bAgePho1.hap1, whole genome shotgun sequence harbors:
- the H3-3A gene encoding histone H3.3, with protein sequence MARTKQTARKSTGGKAPRKQLATKAARKSAPSTGGVKKPHRYRPGTVALREIRRYQKSTELLIRKLPFQRLVREIAQDFKTDLRFQSAAIGALQEASEAYLVGLFEDTNLCAIHAKRVTIMPKDIQLARRIRGERA